One genomic region from Sphingobacterium multivorum encodes:
- a CDS encoding phytoene desaturase family protein, whose amino-acid sequence MRRFDAIIIGSGPNGLAAAITFQQQGLSTLLIEGADTVGGGMRTKELTLAGFKHDVCSAIHPMAMASPFFRKLPLEVFGLSFVKPTYAAAHPLDNGETGILYHSLAETVEGLGVDGESYCKLVEKVATHWDELADDIMGPLALPKHPLRLASFGLDALQPASWTAKRFASAQAKALWAGMAAHGIQPLSNWTTSAIAIVLAAVGNKYGWQIPVGGSQSIADALLSYYQSLGGEIQTGFWVEDIRDLPSHKVLLCDITPRQLLALKGINLASSYRRRLEGFRQGMGVFKVDWALSEKTPFKDRRCQQAATVHLGNTYAEIAESERLSHLGKQVDKPFVLFTQQSAFDSSRAPDGKHTGWAYCHVPNGSRVDYTEAIETQIERFAPGFKETILAKHTFSPAELELYNPNYIGGDINGGIMDVSQLYSRPILALNPYRTSVDSIYLCSSSTPPGGGVHGMCGYHAARTALKEHFGLLP is encoded by the coding sequence ATGCGAAGATTTGACGCAATTATTATTGGCTCGGGACCGAACGGACTGGCGGCAGCCATTACCTTTCAGCAACAGGGGCTCAGCACCCTGCTGATTGAAGGTGCCGATACGGTCGGTGGGGGAATGCGGACCAAGGAACTTACACTTGCGGGCTTCAAACATGATGTTTGTTCGGCAATCCATCCCATGGCCATGGCCTCGCCATTTTTCAGGAAGTTGCCTTTGGAAGTTTTTGGGCTATCGTTTGTGAAGCCGACATATGCGGCGGCACACCCACTGGACAATGGGGAAACGGGAATTCTTTACCATAGTCTTGCCGAAACCGTCGAGGGCCTGGGAGTGGACGGTGAAAGCTATTGCAAGCTGGTGGAAAAGGTTGCAACACATTGGGACGAACTAGCGGACGATATTATGGGGCCCTTGGCCTTACCAAAGCATCCGTTGCGATTAGCTTCCTTTGGTCTGGATGCGCTTCAGCCGGCAAGTTGGACGGCAAAGCGTTTTGCCAGTGCACAGGCTAAGGCATTATGGGCCGGCATGGCCGCCCATGGTATTCAGCCGCTAAGCAATTGGACAACCTCCGCCATTGCTATTGTGCTCGCTGCGGTAGGCAACAAATATGGCTGGCAAATTCCAGTAGGTGGTTCGCAGTCCATTGCCGATGCCTTATTAAGTTATTACCAATCGTTGGGCGGGGAGATCCAAACGGGCTTTTGGGTAGAGGATATCCGTGATCTGCCGTCCCATAAAGTCCTACTCTGTGATATCACACCCCGGCAGTTGCTCGCGCTTAAAGGAATAAATCTGGCTAGCAGCTACCGCAGGCGTCTTGAAGGCTTTCGACAGGGGATGGGGGTCTTTAAAGTTGACTGGGCATTGTCAGAAAAGACGCCCTTTAAAGATCGGCGCTGTCAGCAGGCCGCTACCGTGCACTTGGGCAATACCTACGCTGAAATTGCCGAGAGCGAACGGCTGAGTCATCTTGGAAAGCAAGTCGACAAGCCATTTGTGCTGTTTACACAGCAGAGTGCATTTGATTCCAGTCGTGCTCCCGATGGAAAGCATACGGGATGGGCCTACTGTCATGTCCCCAATGGAAGTAGGGTGGATTATACCGAAGCGATCGAAACTCAGATCGAGCGCTTTGCTCCGGGTTTTAAAGAAACCATTCTGGCCAAGCATACCTTTTCTCCTGCGGAGCTCGAGTTGTACAATCCCAATTACATTGGTGGTGATATCAATGGCGGTATTATGGATGTTTCGCAACTGTACAGTAGACCTATTTTGGCCCTAAACCCGTATCGCACGTCGGTAGACAGCATTTATCTCTGTTCATCATCGACGCCTCCGGGAGGTGGGGTGCATGGCATGTGCGGTTATCATGCCGCACGTACAGCGCTCAAAGAACATTTTGGCTTGTTGCCGTAA
- a CDS encoding SDR family NAD(P)-dependent oxidoreductase, with amino-acid sequence MSSTSNRVLSRFIGKTALITGAGSGIGRATVYRFLKEGARVIAVDIVESGLRQTKEEARLLGYGENLSTVVCDISDESAVHTKIGAAIAEVDGLHALVNAAGILHAAHTHEMTLDFWNNIIKINLTGTFLITRECIPTLLRTAGASIVNFSSTSASFAHPYMAAYAATKGAIQSFTHAIASEYAKQGLRVTAVAPGSIESGMVHNPGFPEDADLSLIAKLTPGLGEGFGSADSVAGVVAMLASEDGNFITGTEIRIDGGTHM; translated from the coding sequence ATGAGCAGTACAAGCAACAGGGTGTTGTCTAGATTTATCGGTAAGACAGCATTGATTACCGGCGCAGGTTCCGGTATTGGAAGGGCTACCGTTTATCGATTTTTAAAAGAAGGAGCACGGGTAATTGCGGTGGATATCGTTGAGTCGGGCCTGAGGCAGACTAAGGAAGAAGCGCGTCTTTTAGGTTATGGCGAAAATCTAAGCACTGTGGTCTGTGATATTTCAGATGAATCTGCAGTTCACACCAAAATAGGTGCAGCAATTGCCGAAGTCGATGGGCTCCATGCGCTGGTAAATGCAGCAGGGATACTACACGCTGCCCACACGCATGAAATGACATTAGATTTTTGGAATAACATTATTAAAATCAATCTCACCGGAACATTTTTGATTACGCGGGAATGTATTCCAACACTTTTAAGAACTGCGGGTGCGAGCATTGTCAACTTTAGTTCAACTTCAGCCTCCTTTGCCCATCCATACATGGCCGCGTATGCTGCTACAAAAGGTGCAATTCAATCCTTTACACATGCGATAGCTTCGGAATACGCTAAACAAGGCCTCCGCGTTACTGCCGTTGCTCCAGGTAGTATTGAATCTGGTATGGTGCATAATCCTGGATTTCCGGAAGATGCGGATCTGTCTCTTATCGCTAAACTGACGCCAGGTCTTGGAGAAGGGTTTGGTTCGGCGGATTCTGTTGCAGGAGTTGTTGCGATGTTAGCTTCTGAAGATGGAAACTTCATCACCGGAACGGAAATCCGTATCGATGGCGGTACGCATATGTAA
- a CDS encoding helix-turn-helix domain-containing protein has translation MKTEKLPITLTEEGVFYKEIIGTEDYNKTTKCTYFLMVLFSEGSGTHFIDAAEYPIKGNQLHFLFPGQHHHWITGAETRAQKIVVGKKVFETFSSLSEIYFIRHNLHPVFKLSTSLFEVIFNEMKNIQRDLLAQESDGQWSEIVRLRIDILVSLIKKEAGDYLKENLLGNSNVIIDSFWDLVNINFAAQKHVSWYAERLHVTSNYLNILCRKHLHITASSVIQQRTIQEAKQLLKFSDKSIKEIAFYLGFESLSAFSTFFKNISGYSPSGYKGHSS, from the coding sequence ATGAAAACAGAAAAACTGCCAATTACGCTCACGGAAGAGGGGGTATTTTACAAAGAAATAATCGGGACAGAGGATTATAATAAGACAACAAAATGTACTTATTTTTTGATGGTACTATTTTCTGAAGGAAGCGGCACGCATTTCATCGACGCAGCGGAATATCCGATCAAAGGAAACCAACTTCATTTCTTATTTCCAGGACAGCATCACCACTGGATTACCGGCGCGGAGACAAGGGCCCAGAAAATTGTAGTAGGAAAGAAAGTATTTGAAACTTTCTCCAGTCTTAGTGAGATTTATTTCATTCGTCATAATTTGCACCCCGTTTTTAAACTCAGTACATCTTTATTTGAGGTGATATTCAATGAAATGAAAAATATTCAACGCGATCTTTTGGCACAAGAATCGGATGGCCAGTGGAGCGAAATTGTCCGTTTGAGAATCGATATATTAGTGTCTTTGATAAAAAAGGAAGCTGGAGATTATTTAAAGGAAAATCTTCTGGGGAATTCAAATGTCATTATTGATTCCTTTTGGGATCTTGTCAATATAAATTTCGCAGCCCAAAAACACGTGAGTTGGTATGCGGAGAGATTACATGTGACGAGTAATTATCTGAATATCCTGTGCAGAAAACATCTCCATATTACTGCTTCTAGCGTAATTCAACAACGAACGATACAAGAGGCTAAGCAACTCTTAAAATTTTCAGATAAAAGTATAAAGGAGATTGCATTTTATCTAGGATTTGAATCGCTATCGGCATTTTCTACATTCTTTAAGAACATCAGTGGTTATTCGCCATCTGGTTATAAAGGACATTCATCTTAA
- a CDS encoding TlpA family protein disulfide reductase, translating to MNVKFIPKAFLLFALCMIHIIGHTQESNNNKKLWAKSILNQQAPKLEVEQWLTDVPDTKGKFILIDFWATWCGPCRKVIPELNEWHKKYGDKLVIIGLSDEKAEVIKKAREIKIDYFSAIDTKARLKKQLEVQGIPHCILVDPDGIVRWEGFPTLEGHELTDDVVSGIIRKYSRKRGKFRDSSPYFLRQEEVMLAGL from the coding sequence ATGAATGTAAAATTTATCCCAAAAGCTTTTTTACTATTTGCGCTTTGCATGATCCATATAATCGGTCACACGCAAGAAAGCAACAACAATAAGAAATTGTGGGCGAAATCAATTTTGAATCAACAGGCGCCAAAACTTGAGGTCGAGCAATGGCTGACTGATGTGCCGGATACAAAAGGTAAATTTATCCTCATTGATTTTTGGGCAACTTGGTGTGGGCCGTGTCGGAAAGTAATTCCTGAGCTCAATGAATGGCATAAGAAATACGGTGATAAGCTTGTGATCATTGGTCTTTCGGATGAAAAGGCAGAAGTCATTAAAAAGGCGAGAGAAATTAAAATAGACTATTTTTCGGCGATCGATACGAAAGCTAGATTGAAAAAACAGCTCGAAGTGCAGGGAATTCCCCATTGTATTTTGGTGGATCCCGACGGTATTGTACGTTGGGAGGGTTTTCCTACATTGGAGGGGCACGAGCTAACCGATGATGTTGTCTCGGGTATCATCAGGAAGTATTCTAGGAAGCGAGGAAAATTCAGAGATAGCAGTCCATATTTTCTGCGCCAGGAAGAAGTGATGTTGGCCGGATTGTAA
- a CDS encoding cold-shock protein: MQEGTIKFFNQTKGFGFITPAAGGDDIFVHVSGLINEVRENDSVTFDVENGKKGVNAVNVRIA; the protein is encoded by the coding sequence ATGCAAGAAGGAACTATTAAATTCTTTAACCAAACAAAAGGATTTGGTTTTATCACACCAGCTGCTGGTGGAGACGATATTTTCGTACACGTATCTGGTTTAATCAACGAAGTACGCGAAAATGACAGTGTAACATTTGACGTAGAAAACGGCAAAAAAGGCGTTAACGCAGTTAACGTACGTATCGCATAA
- a CDS encoding 3-oxoacyl-ACP synthase III family protein, with translation MMNIRIIGSGSYIPPHKITNADFADHLFLDENGLPFKQPASVIEKFKAITGIEERRYANPNQVASDLAFLAGQLAIKDAGIDAETLDYIIVAHNYGDVQSGKIQSDTVPSLASRVKKKLGIRNPKCVAYDLLFGCPGWNEGILHANAFIKSGMAKRCMVIGAETLSRVIDPFDRDSMIYADGAGAVIVEATATGQGLLSFESATYALEEAEYLNFGSSYQQEQDPHIRYIKMKGRKIYEFALSKVPLAMQACLQKAQIDITAVKKILIHQANEKMDEAILTRFYALYNTVPPPDIMPMTIHTLGNSSVATIPTLYDLISHGQLDNQSLQEGDIILFASVGAGMNINAFVYRV, from the coding sequence ATGATGAATATTAGAATTATCGGTTCTGGCAGTTATATTCCACCCCACAAAATAACCAATGCGGACTTTGCCGACCATCTTTTTTTGGACGAAAATGGGCTACCGTTCAAACAGCCCGCTTCTGTGATCGAAAAATTTAAGGCAATCACCGGCATTGAAGAACGCCGCTACGCCAACCCGAACCAAGTGGCCTCAGACCTTGCTTTCCTAGCTGGTCAACTTGCCATTAAAGACGCAGGCATTGATGCCGAAACATTGGACTATATCATTGTTGCACATAATTATGGCGATGTACAATCGGGCAAAATCCAATCGGATACCGTACCGAGCTTAGCAAGCCGGGTAAAGAAAAAATTAGGGATCAGGAATCCAAAATGCGTGGCTTATGACCTGCTTTTTGGTTGCCCCGGTTGGAACGAAGGTATATTGCATGCCAACGCTTTCATAAAATCAGGTATGGCGAAGCGCTGTATGGTCATTGGCGCCGAGACGCTTTCCCGCGTTATAGATCCTTTTGACAGAGATTCGATGATCTATGCGGATGGTGCTGGAGCCGTCATTGTAGAAGCAACTGCAACCGGGCAAGGTCTGCTATCGTTTGAAAGCGCAACTTACGCGCTTGAGGAAGCTGAATATCTCAACTTCGGAAGCTCGTATCAACAAGAGCAGGATCCTCATATCCGGTATATCAAAATGAAAGGACGCAAAATATATGAGTTTGCCCTCAGCAAAGTTCCCTTAGCCATGCAAGCTTGCCTCCAAAAAGCGCAGATCGATATCACAGCAGTCAAAAAAATACTGATCCACCAAGCCAACGAGAAAATGGATGAAGCCATTCTCACAAGATTCTACGCACTATACAATACTGTACCACCACCCGATATTATGCCAATGACGATTCATACCTTAGGAAATAGTAGCGTCGCCACTATTCCTACCCTCTATGATCTTATTTCGCACGGTCAGTTAGACAATCAATCCCTGCAGGAAGGCGACATTATTCTATTTGCGTCTGTTGGTGCCGGCATGAACATCAATGCTTTTGTCTATCGCGTATAG